A region from the Anomaloglossus baeobatrachus isolate aAnoBae1 chromosome 11, aAnoBae1.hap1, whole genome shotgun sequence genome encodes:
- the CASZ1 gene encoding zinc finger protein castor homolog 1 isoform X4 → MKVDYLSEFSFGFSDYAERSVCTDGTSGKPKMAAKRKGGLKLNAICAKLSRQVGSEQGSDTGDTEVAPLENNERDGEQKRKVDPTEEAGTDQRSAEEDKRRREVIEKWVNGEYTDEPNERSNKDCKRIGLSELPPEGVYMVQPKGCSDDEDNAEESRASQKSRFLEEKESGRTVSKDAEAPAKPTSGAPSGEASSLRDYAANTMSEFLGMFGYTQPNVRDELAKKISFEKMNAATSEPTSAEDPLSKRARFSKYEEYIRKLKAGENLSWPAHVVKPEEINSKTVQSKESATTLQPTPQPTPQPTPQPLSTRGPGHEAIILQEPKTTVLPLTTAGGSQMQGLMSRSSKYDFFIQKLKTGESLRPQNGNTYKKPSKYDLENVKYLHLFKPGEGNQDMGGSIAFKTGKVGRPSKYDVRNIQKLTPLKAAAVVPSISNAPLTSTPTTPVPASEQPVTLPFNTPEYLKSTFSKTDSITTGTVSTVKFSGSQHCGHIHCAYQYREHYHCLDPECNYQRFTSKQDVIRHYNMHKKRDNSLQHGFMRFSPLDDCSVYYHGCHLNGKSTHYHCMQVGCNKVYTSTSDVMTHENFHKKNTQLINDGFQRFRATEDCGTVECQFYGQKTTHFHCRRPGCSFTFKNKCDIEKHKSYHIKDDAYAKDGFKKFYKYEECKYEGCVYSKATNHFHCIRTGCGFTFTSTSQMTSHKRKHERRHIRSSGVLGLSSSLMGGKDNDLEESSNDDLIDFSALSSKNSSLSASPTSQQSSVSLVPTVSEAPSPQTHKSTSTIPPTTKISTLLSQTLPTNMPLALALSSSAIPVGAGPYFPIMSGRGSTTLPLNASNIMPVGAPDSSPQSASGASDQNSTSPAATSIMEKISASKGLISPMMARLAAAALKQSPSPEAGNGQVSGRLSIKADTSDAEGTLQTSSQEHSLDLSLNSNEPNGQDTVCDPLLHPSLLNKQNQHSNPGSSLSLKADAESSDSGAGESTHYLGKVMKALDREKNSEPWKTYLRRFDPADVCDHHCDFLHKLHFHCIVEECGALFSTQDGAIKHANFHFRTDVGTKGSSEVSFLGDSKVSPMSASPPIPTTLTPGCEVPAPCPVAVPSTPTLLAWKQLASSIPQIPHIPASVPSLASSPMVTTSLENAKPQVKPGFLQFQENDPCLATDCKYANKFHFHCLFGNCKYVCKTSGKAESHCLDHINPNNSLVNVRDQFAYYSLQCLCPNQHCEFRMRGHYHCLRPSCYFVTNITTKLPWHVKKHEKAERRAANGFKYFTKREECGRMGCKYNQVNSHFHCIREGCQFSFLLKHQMTSHARKHMRRMLGKNFDRVPGQVVSHNPMGGSTAHSPSSTENPFQTTSQTMMDTETDECMDYTGLGSPGGMSSESSNLDRSCSSTPVGNESADPGYLVPSASDDALTHNAPPPPPAAAVPHAPSYPPALVRPPLSSLPFLLSPSCVSYSLITASLGVSRGIVVPTSSAPTFTPVIATPAPVKSDVPLVQDAAGNTITMPTASGAKKRFWIIEDMSPFGKRRKTASSRKMLDEGMMLEGFRRYDLYEDCKDTACQFSLKVTHYHCTRENCGYKFCGRTHMYKHAQHHDRVDNLVLDDFKRFKSSLSCNFPDCQFSGNSTHFHCLRCGFRCTDSTKVTAHRKHHGKQDVISAAGFCQFSSSVDCEVFECKYKLKCSHFHCTYPSCKHTVVGMSQMDSHKRKHEKQERGELPSVSPGPEGSTQGSADYDLQNPAVNLDSSLNLSTDTHNSLLFLQNAVGVGLNDSLDLSKKPQDGAESVHRDNTQMATCRDDDDMSQDEEDEDEEEEEDEEMNEDEEDDEEDMNTDSEDSLADGECLSRKDKESAGDSTNHCDTSKTQLNLQTSL, encoded by the exons CTGAAAGAAGTGTGTGCACTGACGGAACCTCAGGAAAGCCGAAGATGGCCGCCAAACGGAAAGGCGGCCTGAAACTAAATGCAATCTGTGCCAAACTGAGCCGGCAAGTTGGATCAGAACAGGGATCAGACACAGGAGATACTGAAGTTGCACCTCTAGAAAACAACGAAAGAGATGGAGAACAGAAACGAAAAGTGGATCCCACGGAAGAAGCTGGCACTGATCAAAGAAGTGCTGAAGAAGATAAGCGACGTCGAGAGGTGATAGAAAAATGGGTCAATGGGGAATACACTGATGAACCCAATGAAAGATCGAACAAAGACTGCAAAAGAATAGGACTGTCAGAGCTTCCCCCTGAGGGGGTCTATATGGTGCAGCCTAAAGGGTGCAGTGATGATGAAGACAATGCTGAGGAGTCCAGAGCCTCTCAAAAGAGTAGATTCCTGGAAGAGAAAGAATCAGGCAGGACAGTCTCCAAGGATGCAGAAGCACCTGCAAAACCAACTTCAGGCGCACCCTCAG GAGAAGCATCCTCGTTGAGAGATTATGCAGCCAACACTATGAGTGAATTTCTGGGGATGTTCGGGTACACACAACCCAACGTGAGAGATGAGCTTGCAAAGAAGATTAGCTTCGAGAAGATGAATGCTGCTACCTCAGAGCCAACATCTGCTGAAGACCCCCTCAGCAAAAGAGCCAGGTTTTCCAAATATGAGGAGTACATCCGAAAACTGAAAGCTGGAGAAAACCTGTCTTGGCCTGCCCATGTTGTAAAACCTGAGGAGATCAACTCCAAAACTGTACAGAGCAAAGAGAGTGCAACAACTTTGCAACCAACGCCGCAGCCAACACCGCAGCCAACGCCGCAGCCCCTAAGTACCAGAGGCCCAGGACATGAGGCAATCATTTTACAAGAACCTAAAACTACTGTTTTGCCTCTGACAACAGCTGGTGGCTCTCAAATGCAAGGCCTTATGTCTCGATCTTCCAAATATGACTTTTTTATTCAGAAATTAAAAACTGGAGAGTCTTTACGGCCACAAAATGGAAACACCTACAAAAAACCCTCCAAATACGACCTGGAGAATGTAAAGTATCTTCATCTTTTTAAGCCAGGTGAAGGGAACCAAGATATGGGAGGATCCATTGCTTTTAAAACCGGAAAAGTTGGGCGTCCTTCCAAGTATGATGTGCGCAATATTCAAAAACTCACTCCACTGAAAGCTGCAGCGGTTGTCCCCAGTATATCTAATGCTCCTCTCACAAGCACTCCTACCACCCCTGTGCCCGCGTCTGAGCAACCAGTCACATTGCCTTTCAACACTCCAGAATATCTAAAGTCAACCTTCTCAAAGACAGACTCCATCACTACAGGAACAGTCTCCACTGTTAA ATTTTCAGGCAGCCAACACTGTGGTCATATTCACTGTGCGTATCAGTATCGGGAGCACTACCACTGCCTGGACCCCGAGTGTAACTACCAG AGATTTACAAGTAAGCAAGATGTTATTCGTCATTACAATATGCACAAGAAACGAGACAACTCTCTGCAACATGGATTTATGCGTTTCAGTCCTTTAGATGATTGCAGTGTCTATTATCATGGATGCCATTTAAATGGCAAAAGCACACACTACCACTGCATGCAG GTGGGATGTAACAAAGTGTACACAAGCACCTCAGATGTGATGACACATGAAAACTTCCATAAGAAGAACACTCAGCTGATTAATGATGGCTTTCAGCGCTTCCGAGCCACCGAGGACTGTGGCACAGTGGAATGCCAGTTCTATGGGCAGAAAACAACTCACTTTCACTGCAG ACGTCCAGGATGCAGCTTTACATTCAAGAATAAGTGTGACATAGAGAAGCACAAGAGTTACCACATAAAAGACGATGCATATGCAAAAGATGGATTCAAGAAGTTCTACAAATATGAGGAATGCAAATATGAGGGATGTGTGTACAGCAAAGCTACCAACCACTTTCACTGTATTCGCACTGGATGTGGCTTTACCTTCACTTCCACCAGCCAGATGACCTCACATAAACGCAAACACGAGAGGCGACACATCCGTAGCTCAGGGGTGCTCGGGCTCTCGTCCTCCCTCATGGGAGGAAAAGACAATGACCTGGAAGAGTCCAGCAATGATGATCTCATTGACTTCTCTGCTCTGAGCAGCAAGAACTCCAGTCTGAGTGCCTCCCCTACGAGCCAGCAGTCTTCCGTATCCCTGGTCCCAACTGTGTCTGaagcaccttcaccacaaacccatAAATCCACCAGCACCATTCCACCGACAACGAAGATCTCCACTCTTTTATCCCAGACTTTACCTACGAATATGCCTCTGGCTTTGGCCCTGTCTAGCTCAGCAATACCTGTGGGTGCTGGGCCTTATTTTCCAATCATGAGTGGGCGTGGAAGCACCACATTACCTCTAAATGCAAGTAATATAATGCCTGTGGGTGCCCCAGATTCCTCTCCACAGTCGGCTTCTGGGGCCAGCGATCAAAACAGCACTTCCCCAGCTGCTACATCCATTATGGAGAAGATTTCTGCCAGTAAGGGTCTGATTTCCCCAATGATGGCACGGTTGGCGGCAGCAGCACTCAAGCAGTCGCCCTCTCCTGAAGCAG GCAATGGTCAAGTGTCCGGTCGCCTTAGCATCAAAGCAGATACTTCAGATGCAGAGGGAACGCTCCAGACCAGCTCCCAGGAGCACAGCCTGGACCTGAGTTTGAACAG TAATGAGCCCAACGGTCAAGACACTGTATGCGATCCGCTGCTTCATCCCTCCCTTTTGAATAAG CAAAACCAACACTCCAATCCAGGGAGCTCACTAAGTCTAAAAGCAGATGCGGAGAGCAGCGATTCTGGGGCCGGGGAGTCAACGCATTATCTGGGCAAAGTAATGAAAGCCCTTGATCGTGAGAAGAACTCAGAACCTTGGAAGACATACCTGCGAAG ATTTGACCCAGCTGATGTGTGTGACCATCACTGCGATTTCCTGCATAAACTGCACTTTCACTGTATTGTGGAGGAATGTGGAGCTCTTTTTAGTACTCAGGATGGAGCCATAAAACATGCAAA CTTTCACTTTCGGACTGATGTAGGAACAAAAGGCAGCTCTGAAGTCTCTTTTCTAGGGGATTCTAAGGTTTCGCCTATGTCAGCATCACCACCTATACCCACAACTCTGACACCCGGATGTGAGGTTCCTGCTCCCTGCCCGGTGGCTGTACCATCCACACCAACTCTACTAGCATGGAAACAGCTGGCATCCTCCATACCACAAATCCCTCACATACCAGCATCGGTCCCCAGTTTAGCTTCATCTCCCATGGTAACGACCTCTCTTGAAAATGCTAAACCTCAAGTCAAACCAGGATTCCTACAGTTCCAAGAGAA TGATCCCTGCCTGGCCACCGACTGCAAATATGCAAACAAATTTCATTTTCATTGTTTGTTTGGAAACTGCAAGTACGTCTGTAAGACATCAGGGAAAGCTGAATCCCATTGCCTTGACCACATCAATCCCAACAACAGTTTAGTGAATGTGCGAGACCAGTTTGCATATTACTCCCTGCAGTGTCTGTGCCCAAACCAG CACTGCGAGTTCAGGATGCGTGGACACTACCACTGTTTAAGGCCCAGCTGTTACTTTGTCACCAATATAACCACTAAGCTTCCATGGCACGTTAAAAAGCACGAAAAGGCGGAACGGAGAGCGGCAAATGGCTTCAAATACTTCACCAAGAGAGAAGAATGCGGCAGAATGG GATGTAAATACAATCAGGTGAATAGCCACTTCCACTGTATTCGGGAGGGTTGTCAGTTTTCATTCCTCCTTAAACACCAGATGACATCTCACGCTCGCAAGCACATGAGGAGAATGCTGGGAAAGAATTTTGACCGGGTTCCTGGTCAG GTGGTATCACATAACCCCATGGGTGGCAGTACAGCCCACAGTCCATCTTCTACTGAAAATCCTTTTCAGACCACATCCCAAACCATGATGGACACGGAGACGGATGAGTGCATGGACTACACTGGTTTGGGCAGCCCTGGAGGGATGTCCTCAGAGTCCTCCAACCTTGATCGCAGCTGCTCCAGTACTCCAGTGGGCAATGAAAGTGCTGATCCAG GCTACCTGGTCCCTTCTGCTTCTGATGATGCTCTCACCCACAATGCACCTCCACCACCTCCAGCAGCGGCCGTGCCCCATGCTCCTTCCTATCCTCCTGCCTTGGTTAGGCCTCCCCTCTCTTCCCTACCGTTCCTGCTCTCTCCATCCTGTGTCTCATACTCCTTGATCACTGCCAGCCTTGGGGTCAGCAGGGGCATTGTGGTGCCAACAAGCAGCGCTCCAACTTTTACACCAGTTATAGCCACTCCAGCTCCAGTCAAAAGTGATGTCCCACTAGTACAGGATGCAGCAG GAAACACCATCACTATGCCAACAGCTTCTGGAGCCAAAAAGAGATTCTGGATCATTGAGGATATGTCACCTTTTGGCAAAAGGCGGAAGACTGCTTCTTCACGCAAAATGCTGGATGAAGGGATGATGTTGGAAGGATTTAGGCGTTACGACCTGTATGAAGATTGTAAGGATACAGCATGCCAGTTTTCTCTGAAGGTCACACACTACCACTGCACCAGAGAAAACTGTGGCTACAAGTTCTGTGGACGAACCCACATGTATAAGCATGCACAGCACCATGACAGAGTGGACAACCTCGTTCTTGATGATTTTAAGCGTTTCAAATCCTCTCTTAGCTGCAACTTCCCTGACTGCCAGTTCTCTGGCAATAGCACACATTTTCACTGCTTGCGTTGTGGCTTCCGCTGTACCGACAGCACAAAAGTGACCGCTCACCGTAAGCATCATGGAAAGCAGGATGTCATCAGTGCAGCAGGCTTCTGTCAATTTAGTTCCAGCGTTGACTGCGAGGTGTTTGAATGCAAGTACAAGTTAAAGTGCTCACACTTTCATTGCACTTATCCCAGCTGCAAGCACACTGTAGTGGGAATGTCTCAAATGGACTCTCATAAGCGTAAGCATGAGAAACAGGAAAGGGGGGAGCTACCTTCAGTTTCTCCTGGACCAGAGGGGTCTACTCAAGGTAGTGCTGACTATGACCTCCAAAATCCAGCAGTGAATTTGGACAGCTCCCTAAACTTGAGCACAGACACTCACAACTCCCTTCTGTTCCTGCAAAATGCTGTAGGGGTGGGCCTGAATGACTCTCTCGACCTTAGCAAGAAGCCGCAGGATGGTGCTGAGAGTGTCCATAGGGATAACACTCAGATGGCCACTTGTAGAGATGATGATGACATGTCTCAGGATGAGGAAGACGAagatgaagaagaggaggaggatgaagaaatGAATGAAGATGAAGAAGATGATGAGGAAGATATGAACACAGATTCTGAGGATTCCTTAGCCGATGGTGAATGTTTATCACGGAAAGATAAAGAAAGTGCTGGGGATTCCACAAACCACTGTGatacctccaaaactcaactgaacCTCCAAACATCCCTCTAA
- the CASZ1 gene encoding zinc finger protein castor homolog 1 isoform X6 encodes MKVDYLSEFSFGFSDYAERSVCTDGTSGKPKMAAKRKGGLKLNAICAKLSRQVGSEQGSDTGDTEVAPLENNERDGEQKRKVDPTEEAGTDQRSAEEDKRRREVIEKWVNGEYTDEPNERSNKDCKRIGLSELPPEGVYMVQPKGCSDDEDNAEESRASQKSRFLEEKESGRTVSKDAEAPAKPTSGAPSGEASSLRDYAANTMSEFLGMFGYTQPNVRDELAKKISFEKMNAATSEPTSAEDPLSKRARFSKYEEYIRKLKAGENLSWPAHVVKPEEINSKTVQSKESATTLQPTPQPTPQPTPQPLSTRGPGHEAIILQEPKTTVLPLTTAGGSQMQGLMSRSSKYDFFIQKLKTGESLRPQNGNTYKKPSKYDLENVKYLHLFKPGEGNQDMGGSIAFKTGKVGRPSKYDVRNIQKLTPLKAAAVVPSISNAPLTSTPTTPVPASEQPVTLPFNTPEYLKSTFSKTDSITTGTVSTVKNGLPPDKPPEDVNIYQKYISRFSGSQHCGHIHCAYQYREHYHCLDPECNYQRFTSKQDVIRHYNMHKKRDNSLQHGFMRFSPLDDCSVYYHGCHLNGKSTHYHCMQVGCNKVYTSTSDVMTHENFHKKNTQLINDGFQRFRATEDCGTVECQFYGQKTTHFHCRRPGCSFTFKNKCDIEKHKSYHIKDDAYAKDGFKKFYKYEECKYEGCVYSKATNHFHCIRTGCGFTFTSTSQMTSHKRKHERRHIRSSGVLGLSSSLMGGKDNDLEESSNDDLIDFSALSSKNSSLSASPTSQQSSVSLVPTVSEAPSPQTHKSTSTIPPTTKISTLLSQTLPTNMPLALALSSSAIPVGAGPYFPIMSGRGSTTLPLNASNIMPVGAPDSSPQSASGASDQNSTSPAATSIMEKISASKGLISPMMARLAAAALKQSPSPEAGNGQVSGRLSIKADTSDAEGTLQTSSQEHSLDLSLNSNEPNGQDTVCDPLLHPSLLNKQNQHSNPGSSLSLKADAESSDSGAGESTHYLGKVMKALDREKNSEPWKTYLRRFDPADVCDHHCDFLHKLHFHCIVEECGALFSTQDGAIKHANFHFRTDVGTKGSSEVSFLGDSKVSPMSASPPIPTTLTPGCEVPAPCPVAVPSTPTLLAWKQLASSIPQIPHIPASVPSLASSPMVTTSLENAKPQVKPGFLQFQENDPCLATDCKYANKFHFHCLFGNCKYVCKTSGKAESHCLDHINPNNSLVNVRDQFAYYSLQCLCPNQHCEFRMRGHYHCLRPSCYFVTNITTKLPWHVKKHEKAERRAANGFKYFTKREECGRMGCKYNQVNSHFHCIREGCQFSFLLKHQMTSHARKHMRRMLGKNFDRVPGQVVSHNPMGGSTAHSPSSTENPFQTTSQTMMDTETDECMDYTGLGSPGGMSSESSNLDRSCSSTPVGNESADPGNTITMPTASGAKKRFWIIEDMSPFGKRRKTASSRKMLDEGMMLEGFRRYDLYEDCKDTACQFSLKVTHYHCTRENCGYKFCGRTHMYKHAQHHDRVDNLVLDDFKRFKSSLSCNFPDCQFSGNSTHFHCLRCGFRCTDSTKVTAHRKHHGKQDVISAAGFCQFSSSVDCEVFECKYKLKCSHFHCTYPSCKHTVVGMSQMDSHKRKHEKQERGELPSVSPGPEGSTQGSADYDLQNPAVNLDSSLNLSTDTHNSLLFLQNAVGVGLNDSLDLSKKPQDGAESVHRDNTQMATCRDDDDMSQDEEDEDEEEEEDEEMNEDEEDDEEDMNTDSEDSLADGECLSRKDKESAGDSTNHCDTSKTQLNLQTSL; translated from the exons CTGAAAGAAGTGTGTGCACTGACGGAACCTCAGGAAAGCCGAAGATGGCCGCCAAACGGAAAGGCGGCCTGAAACTAAATGCAATCTGTGCCAAACTGAGCCGGCAAGTTGGATCAGAACAGGGATCAGACACAGGAGATACTGAAGTTGCACCTCTAGAAAACAACGAAAGAGATGGAGAACAGAAACGAAAAGTGGATCCCACGGAAGAAGCTGGCACTGATCAAAGAAGTGCTGAAGAAGATAAGCGACGTCGAGAGGTGATAGAAAAATGGGTCAATGGGGAATACACTGATGAACCCAATGAAAGATCGAACAAAGACTGCAAAAGAATAGGACTGTCAGAGCTTCCCCCTGAGGGGGTCTATATGGTGCAGCCTAAAGGGTGCAGTGATGATGAAGACAATGCTGAGGAGTCCAGAGCCTCTCAAAAGAGTAGATTCCTGGAAGAGAAAGAATCAGGCAGGACAGTCTCCAAGGATGCAGAAGCACCTGCAAAACCAACTTCAGGCGCACCCTCAG GAGAAGCATCCTCGTTGAGAGATTATGCAGCCAACACTATGAGTGAATTTCTGGGGATGTTCGGGTACACACAACCCAACGTGAGAGATGAGCTTGCAAAGAAGATTAGCTTCGAGAAGATGAATGCTGCTACCTCAGAGCCAACATCTGCTGAAGACCCCCTCAGCAAAAGAGCCAGGTTTTCCAAATATGAGGAGTACATCCGAAAACTGAAAGCTGGAGAAAACCTGTCTTGGCCTGCCCATGTTGTAAAACCTGAGGAGATCAACTCCAAAACTGTACAGAGCAAAGAGAGTGCAACAACTTTGCAACCAACGCCGCAGCCAACACCGCAGCCAACGCCGCAGCCCCTAAGTACCAGAGGCCCAGGACATGAGGCAATCATTTTACAAGAACCTAAAACTACTGTTTTGCCTCTGACAACAGCTGGTGGCTCTCAAATGCAAGGCCTTATGTCTCGATCTTCCAAATATGACTTTTTTATTCAGAAATTAAAAACTGGAGAGTCTTTACGGCCACAAAATGGAAACACCTACAAAAAACCCTCCAAATACGACCTGGAGAATGTAAAGTATCTTCATCTTTTTAAGCCAGGTGAAGGGAACCAAGATATGGGAGGATCCATTGCTTTTAAAACCGGAAAAGTTGGGCGTCCTTCCAAGTATGATGTGCGCAATATTCAAAAACTCACTCCACTGAAAGCTGCAGCGGTTGTCCCCAGTATATCTAATGCTCCTCTCACAAGCACTCCTACCACCCCTGTGCCCGCGTCTGAGCAACCAGTCACATTGCCTTTCAACACTCCAGAATATCTAAAGTCAACCTTCTCAAAGACAGACTCCATCACTACAGGAACAGTCTCCACTGTTAA GAATGGACTACCCCCAGACAAGCCCCCTGAAGATGTAAATATTTACCAGAAATACATTTCCAG ATTTTCAGGCAGCCAACACTGTGGTCATATTCACTGTGCGTATCAGTATCGGGAGCACTACCACTGCCTGGACCCCGAGTGTAACTACCAG AGATTTACAAGTAAGCAAGATGTTATTCGTCATTACAATATGCACAAGAAACGAGACAACTCTCTGCAACATGGATTTATGCGTTTCAGTCCTTTAGATGATTGCAGTGTCTATTATCATGGATGCCATTTAAATGGCAAAAGCACACACTACCACTGCATGCAG GTGGGATGTAACAAAGTGTACACAAGCACCTCAGATGTGATGACACATGAAAACTTCCATAAGAAGAACACTCAGCTGATTAATGATGGCTTTCAGCGCTTCCGAGCCACCGAGGACTGTGGCACAGTGGAATGCCAGTTCTATGGGCAGAAAACAACTCACTTTCACTGCAG ACGTCCAGGATGCAGCTTTACATTCAAGAATAAGTGTGACATAGAGAAGCACAAGAGTTACCACATAAAAGACGATGCATATGCAAAAGATGGATTCAAGAAGTTCTACAAATATGAGGAATGCAAATATGAGGGATGTGTGTACAGCAAAGCTACCAACCACTTTCACTGTATTCGCACTGGATGTGGCTTTACCTTCACTTCCACCAGCCAGATGACCTCACATAAACGCAAACACGAGAGGCGACACATCCGTAGCTCAGGGGTGCTCGGGCTCTCGTCCTCCCTCATGGGAGGAAAAGACAATGACCTGGAAGAGTCCAGCAATGATGATCTCATTGACTTCTCTGCTCTGAGCAGCAAGAACTCCAGTCTGAGTGCCTCCCCTACGAGCCAGCAGTCTTCCGTATCCCTGGTCCCAACTGTGTCTGaagcaccttcaccacaaacccatAAATCCACCAGCACCATTCCACCGACAACGAAGATCTCCACTCTTTTATCCCAGACTTTACCTACGAATATGCCTCTGGCTTTGGCCCTGTCTAGCTCAGCAATACCTGTGGGTGCTGGGCCTTATTTTCCAATCATGAGTGGGCGTGGAAGCACCACATTACCTCTAAATGCAAGTAATATAATGCCTGTGGGTGCCCCAGATTCCTCTCCACAGTCGGCTTCTGGGGCCAGCGATCAAAACAGCACTTCCCCAGCTGCTACATCCATTATGGAGAAGATTTCTGCCAGTAAGGGTCTGATTTCCCCAATGATGGCACGGTTGGCGGCAGCAGCACTCAAGCAGTCGCCCTCTCCTGAAGCAG GCAATGGTCAAGTGTCCGGTCGCCTTAGCATCAAAGCAGATACTTCAGATGCAGAGGGAACGCTCCAGACCAGCTCCCAGGAGCACAGCCTGGACCTGAGTTTGAACAG TAATGAGCCCAACGGTCAAGACACTGTATGCGATCCGCTGCTTCATCCCTCCCTTTTGAATAAG CAAAACCAACACTCCAATCCAGGGAGCTCACTAAGTCTAAAAGCAGATGCGGAGAGCAGCGATTCTGGGGCCGGGGAGTCAACGCATTATCTGGGCAAAGTAATGAAAGCCCTTGATCGTGAGAAGAACTCAGAACCTTGGAAGACATACCTGCGAAG ATTTGACCCAGCTGATGTGTGTGACCATCACTGCGATTTCCTGCATAAACTGCACTTTCACTGTATTGTGGAGGAATGTGGAGCTCTTTTTAGTACTCAGGATGGAGCCATAAAACATGCAAA CTTTCACTTTCGGACTGATGTAGGAACAAAAGGCAGCTCTGAAGTCTCTTTTCTAGGGGATTCTAAGGTTTCGCCTATGTCAGCATCACCACCTATACCCACAACTCTGACACCCGGATGTGAGGTTCCTGCTCCCTGCCCGGTGGCTGTACCATCCACACCAACTCTACTAGCATGGAAACAGCTGGCATCCTCCATACCACAAATCCCTCACATACCAGCATCGGTCCCCAGTTTAGCTTCATCTCCCATGGTAACGACCTCTCTTGAAAATGCTAAACCTCAAGTCAAACCAGGATTCCTACAGTTCCAAGAGAA TGATCCCTGCCTGGCCACCGACTGCAAATATGCAAACAAATTTCATTTTCATTGTTTGTTTGGAAACTGCAAGTACGTCTGTAAGACATCAGGGAAAGCTGAATCCCATTGCCTTGACCACATCAATCCCAACAACAGTTTAGTGAATGTGCGAGACCAGTTTGCATATTACTCCCTGCAGTGTCTGTGCCCAAACCAG CACTGCGAGTTCAGGATGCGTGGACACTACCACTGTTTAAGGCCCAGCTGTTACTTTGTCACCAATATAACCACTAAGCTTCCATGGCACGTTAAAAAGCACGAAAAGGCGGAACGGAGAGCGGCAAATGGCTTCAAATACTTCACCAAGAGAGAAGAATGCGGCAGAATGG GATGTAAATACAATCAGGTGAATAGCCACTTCCACTGTATTCGGGAGGGTTGTCAGTTTTCATTCCTCCTTAAACACCAGATGACATCTCACGCTCGCAAGCACATGAGGAGAATGCTGGGAAAGAATTTTGACCGGGTTCCTGGTCAG GTGGTATCACATAACCCCATGGGTGGCAGTACAGCCCACAGTCCATCTTCTACTGAAAATCCTTTTCAGACCACATCCCAAACCATGATGGACACGGAGACGGATGAGTGCATGGACTACACTGGTTTGGGCAGCCCTGGAGGGATGTCCTCAGAGTCCTCCAACCTTGATCGCAGCTGCTCCAGTACTCCAGTGGGCAATGAAAGTGCTGATCCAG GAAACACCATCACTATGCCAACAGCTTCTGGAGCCAAAAAGAGATTCTGGATCATTGAGGATATGTCACCTTTTGGCAAAAGGCGGAAGACTGCTTCTTCACGCAAAATGCTGGATGAAGGGATGATGTTGGAAGGATTTAGGCGTTACGACCTGTATGAAGATTGTAAGGATACAGCATGCCAGTTTTCTCTGAAGGTCACACACTACCACTGCACCAGAGAAAACTGTGGCTACAAGTTCTGTGGACGAACCCACATGTATAAGCATGCACAGCACCATGACAGAGTGGACAACCTCGTTCTTGATGATTTTAAGCGTTTCAAATCCTCTCTTAGCTGCAACTTCCCTGACTGCCAGTTCTCTGGCAATAGCACACATTTTCACTGCTTGCGTTGTGGCTTCCGCTGTACCGACAGCACAAAAGTGACCGCTCACCGTAAGCATCATGGAAAGCAGGATGTCATCAGTGCAGCAGGCTTCTGTCAATTTAGTTCCAGCGTTGACTGCGAGGTGTTTGAATGCAAGTACAAGTTAAAGTGCTCACACTTTCATTGCACTTATCCCAGCTGCAAGCACACTGTAGTGGGAATGTCTCAAATGGACTCTCATAAGCGTAAGCATGAGAAACAGGAAAGGGGGGAGCTACCTTCAGTTTCTCCTGGACCAGAGGGGTCTACTCAAGGTAGTGCTGACTATGACCTCCAAAATCCAGCAGTGAATTTGGACAGCTCCCTAAACTTGAGCACAGACACTCACAACTCCCTTCTGTTCCTGCAAAATGCTGTAGGGGTGGGCCTGAATGACTCTCTCGACCTTAGCAAGAAGCCGCAGGATGGTGCTGAGAGTGTCCATAGGGATAACACTCAGATGGCCACTTGTAGAGATGATGATGACATGTCTCAGGATGAGGAAGACGAagatgaagaagaggaggaggatgaagaaatGAATGAAGATGAAGAAGATGATGAGGAAGATATGAACACAGATTCTGAGGATTCCTTAGCCGATGGTGAATGTTTATCACGGAAAGATAAAGAAAGTGCTGGGGATTCCACAAACCACTGTGatacctccaaaactcaactgaacCTCCAAACATCCCTCTAA